The following proteins are co-located in the Siansivirga zeaxanthinifaciens CC-SAMT-1 genome:
- the rocD gene encoding ornithine--oxo-acid transaminase — MAILEQLTSQQAIELEKNYGSNTYHPLPVVLSRGEGVYVWDVDGKRYYDFLSAYSAVNQGHCHPKIVGALIKQAQTLTLTSRAFYNDMLGKYEKYACEYFGFDKLLPMNSGAEAVEAAIKICRKWAYEVKGIKENAAKIIVCNKNFHGRTTTIVSFSSDNVANKNFGPYADGFINIDYNDLDALENVLKTHSNIAGFLVEPIQGEAGVYVPDEGYLMKAKALCKQYNVLFIADEVQTGIARTGRLLATCGNCTCANKDCSEAPDVKPDILILGKALSGGVYPVSAALANNNIMGVLTPGTHGSTFGGNPMAAAVAIAALEVIKEEKLAENADKLGKLFRSKLNKYIETSNICKLVRGKGLLNAIVINDTEDSDTAWNICLALRDNGLLAKPTHGNIIRFAPPLVMTEEQLLDCVSIITKTLQAFE, encoded by the coding sequence ATGGCTATTTTAGAACAGTTAACTTCGCAACAAGCGATTGAATTAGAAAAAAATTACGGCTCGAACACCTATCACCCCTTACCAGTGGTTTTAAGTCGAGGCGAAGGTGTTTATGTATGGGATGTAGACGGCAAACGTTATTACGATTTTTTGTCGGCTTATTCTGCCGTAAATCAAGGGCATTGCCACCCAAAAATTGTTGGCGCACTTATTAAACAAGCACAAACTTTAACATTAACATCGCGCGCGTTTTATAACGATATGTTAGGTAAGTATGAAAAATATGCTTGTGAATATTTTGGTTTCGATAAGTTATTACCAATGAATTCTGGTGCAGAGGCTGTAGAAGCGGCCATCAAAATTTGTAGAAAATGGGCTTATGAAGTAAAAGGCATTAAAGAAAACGCAGCGAAAATTATTGTTTGTAATAAGAATTTTCACGGACGCACCACAACCATCGTATCATTTTCAAGCGATAATGTGGCAAATAAAAATTTTGGTCCCTATGCCGATGGTTTTATAAACATCGATTATAATGATTTGGATGCCCTAGAAAATGTTTTAAAAACACACAGTAACATTGCCGGATTTTTGGTAGAACCTATACAAGGGGAGGCTGGCGTTTATGTGCCAGATGAAGGTTATTTAATGAAAGCAAAAGCCTTATGTAAACAATATAATGTATTGTTTATTGCAGATGAAGTGCAAACAGGTATTGCAAGAACTGGCCGATTACTGGCAACTTGTGGTAATTGTACGTGTGCAAACAAAGATTGTTCTGAAGCTCCAGATGTTAAACCCGATATTTTAATTTTAGGTAAAGCTTTAAGCGGCGGTGTTTATCCGGTGAGTGCAGCTTTGGCCAACAACAATATTATGGGGGTTTTAACACCAGGAACTCACGGAAGTACTTTTGGTGGGAACCCTATGGCAGCAGCAGTTGCAATTGCAGCTTTAGAAGTTATTAAAGAAGAAAAATTAGCTGAAAATGCCGATAAACTTGGTAAGCTTTTTAGAAGTAAACTTAACAAGTATATTGAAACAAGTAACATTTGTAAATTAGTAAGAGGTAAGGGGTTATTAAATGCAATTGTTATTAATGATACTGAAGATAGCGATACAGCATGGAATATTTGTTTGGCTTTAAGAGATAACGGTTTGTTGGCTAAACCAACTCATGGTAATATTATTCGCTTTGCACCACCATTAGTAATGACCGAAGAGCAGTTATTGGATTGCGTCAGTATCATTACCAAAACATTACAAGCCTTTGAATAA
- a CDS encoding CCC motif membrane protein, producing MEKQNLPNSTLTLVMGILSIVGCCCYGAPGLIFAIIAIILGTKATNIYKEAPENYDGYGNVKAGKIMGYIGLILSILFVVFIIWIITYFGWETLQNEDLMREKLMELQQQQ from the coding sequence ATGGAAAAACAAAACTTACCCAATTCGACTTTAACACTAGTAATGGGCATACTATCTATAGTAGGATGTTGCTGTTATGGTGCTCCCGGACTTATTTTTGCTATAATTGCAATTATACTTGGTACAAAAGCAACTAATATTTACAAAGAAGCTCCTGAAAATTATGATGGTTATGGCAATGTTAAAGCAGGAAAAATAATGGGTTATATTGGCCTTATATTAAGTATATTATTTGTGGTGTTTATTATTTGGATAATTACTTATTTTGGTTGGGAAACACTTCAAAATGAAGATTTAATGAGAGAAAAACTTATGGAACTCCAACAACAACAATAA
- a CDS encoding DUF2752 domain-containing protein — protein sequence MINLEDYMIPCLNKKLFGIDCPGCGMQRSVSLITKGEFVDAFYMYPAIYTLIIMLVFLIFHLKFKFENGHRILLVLFVINFIFILTNYILKFI from the coding sequence ATGATAAATTTAGAAGACTACATGATTCCTTGTTTAAACAAGAAACTGTTTGGTATAGATTGTCCGGGATGTGGTATGCAACGTTCTGTTAGCCTTATAACTAAAGGTGAGTTTGTAGATGCCTTTTATATGTATCCAGCGATTTACACACTTATCATTATGTTAGTGTTTTTAATTTTTCACTTGAAATTTAAATTTGAAAATGGACACCGCATTTTATTAGTTTTATTTGTAATAAATTTTATCTTTATTCTTACAAACTATATTTTAAAATTCATCTAA